The following proteins are encoded in a genomic region of Populus trichocarpa isolate Nisqually-1 chromosome 13, P.trichocarpa_v4.1, whole genome shotgun sequence:
- the LOC127904226 gene encoding uncharacterized protein LOC127904226 yields the protein MGGSAAISLSLLCLGPERKVKCYNGYFVNGYVFHTEEYGHGRKTYNSGVCIKGSTSSEFEVDYYGRLEEVIELQYHSEQNRVFLFKCYWYDTTDRGIRVDPHYGLVEINSKARHRNVNDVFVFAKQCQQVYYTYTPSFRKDRSRVDWLSVLKTKPKGRVEVVQDENEDTSVIDEVFQASELVEPYRVAPSIDLEENSNFRVFNDSLVDVDAEELNVVLSSTSGKKNVVEEDDNEIEECDEADDNNSMEDEDENSD from the coding sequence atgggaggtagtgctgctatttcactgtctttactatgtctgggccctgaaagaaaagtcaagtgctataatggatattttgtcaatggatatgtctttcatactgaagaatacgggcatggaagaaagacatacaacagcggtgtttgtattaagggatcgacttctagtgagtttgaagttgactactacggtagattggaagaggtcatcgaactgcaatatcatagcgagcaaaatagagtgtttttattcaaatgttattggtatgacacaactgacagaggaatcagagtagatcctcactatggtctcgttgaaatcaattcaaaagctagacaccgcaacgtaaacgacgtctttgttttcgcaaagcaatgccaacaagtttattacacatacaccccttcctttagaaaggaccgatcaagagttgattggttatccgttttaaaaacaaaacccaagggtcgtgtcgaggttgttcaggatgagaacgaagacacaagtgtgatagatgaagtctttcaagctagtgagttggttgaaccataccgagttgctccgtcgattgacttagaagaaaattcgaattttcgcgttttcaacgatagtcttgttgatgttgacgcagaggagttgaatgttgttctgagctccactagtggaaaaaagaatgttgttgaagaagatgataacgaaattgaagagtgcgatgaagctgatgataacaattcaatggaggacgaagatgaaaattccgactaa
- the LOC7479038 gene encoding uncharacterized protein LOC7479038 isoform X2, translating into MVGNSDKHITRVLFCGPYFPASHQYTKEYLQKYPFIQVDDVPLAVVPDVISNYNICIVKNMRLTSNIISRATQMKLIMQFGVGIEGVDIDAATKYGIKVARIPGDATGNAASCAEMAIYLMLGLLRKQNEMQISIKQKRLGEPAGETLFGKTVFIMGFGNIGIDLAKRLRPFGVKIIATKRSWALHSEGSLQSNGFLIENGTNDNLVDEKGSHEDIYKFAGESDIVVCCLRMNKETAGIVNKSFISSMKKGSLLVNIARGGLLDYNAVVHHLESGHLGGLGIDVAWTEPFDPDDPILKFNNVIISPHVAGVTEHSYRSMSKVVGDVALQLHSGNPLTGIEIVN; encoded by the exons ATGGTTGGGAACAGTGACAAGCACATCACTCGTGTTCTCTTTTGTGGGCCATATTTCCCTGCTTCTCATCAGTACACTAAAGAATACTTGCAGAAGTACCCTTTCATCCAG GTTGATGATGTCCCACTTGCTGTCGTGCCTGATGTTATATCAAACTACAACATTTGCATAGTAAAAAACATGCGGCTAACTTCAAACATTATATCCCGTGCAACTCAGATGAAACTTATTATGCAGTTTGGTGTTGGCATTGAAG GAGTTGATATTGATGCTGCTACAAAGTACGGAATTAAAGTCGCCAGAATTCCAGGTGATGCTACTGGAAATGCAGCATCATGTGCAGAGATGGCCATATATTTAATGTTGGGCCTTCTTCGGAAACAG AATGAGATGCAGATTTCCATAAAGCAGAAAAGGCTTGGAGAACCAGCTGGTGAGACACTATTTGGCAAGACA GTATTCATTATGGGGTTTGGAAATATAGGGATTGATTTGGCAAAGCGCTTGCGACCATTCGGTGTCAAGATTATTGCCACAAAAAGGAGCTGGGCACTGCATTCTGAAGGTTCTCTTCAATCCAATG GTTTCCTAATTGAAAATGGTACCAATGATAATTTGGTTGACGAGAAGGGCAGTCATGAAGATATTTACAAGTTTGCTGGAGAGTCAGACATTGTTGTTTGTTGCTTGAGGATGAATAAAGAGACA GCTGGTATTGTGAACAAATCATTCATATCTTCAATGAAAAAG GGTTCCCTTTTGGTAAATATTGCTCGAGGAGGTCTCTTGGACTACAACGCTGTTGTGCATCATCTTGAGTCTGGACATTTAGGGGGCTTAGGAATTGATGTCGCTTGGACTGAGCCATTTGATCCTGATGATCCAATTCTCAAATTCAACAATGTTATAATCAGTCCTCATGTTGCAGGGGTTACAGAACACTCTTACAGATCCATGTCTAAG GTTGTTGGAGATGTTGCCCTTCAACTTCATTCAGGAAATCCTTTAACGGGCATAGAGATTGTGAACTGA
- the LOC18104306 gene encoding uncharacterized protein LOC18104306 isoform X2 codes for MGKPLGNRNMGLSKSVEERALSKKMEDDQKKLPAGPAPYFHKDCISNILIWLPLESLPSSRFVFSRGRSYPYSRPDPFSMTSMPEEQGNTFSVEVALLQSNLKTVPIFGPHVTGSSSKFFIQFMEFKEGKIKVGKYNVSCLGNIRATCNGLILLDNHVKKGLIVMNPVTRKLITLPLGTLCNYHKESYGFALNHVTGDYKLVHLFRDEFEYVTCETLDLATRSWRAVNGPSFGLFNWFGHAPVSAIGALHWIPQLDNSDFIVSMEVENERFHCIPLPHRCTTHDRVMEMGGLLCFVTHEDLNIDIWNLKSVPEGIWTKQYSITKGSLIDMVPLFSLRISGDVIFRRKEDGSFHAYDFKSEVMREFEMDKERNLSSGAYLPHVNSLLSWTPSHHVSD; via the exons ATGGGCAAACCATTGGGGAACAGGAACATGGGGCTATCAAAATCTGTAGAAGAGAGAGCCTTGTCGAAGAAGATGGAGGATGATCAAAAGAAGCTGCCAGCTGGTCCAGCCCCTTATTTTCACAAGGATTGCATATCGAATATCCTTATTTGGCTGCCTCTTGAATCACTTCCAAGTTCAAGATTTGTGT TCTCAAGAGGAAGATCATACCCTTATTCAAGACCAGACCCTTTTTCTATGACATCAATGCCAGAGGAACAAGGTAATACCTTTTCAGTTGAAGTAGCTTTGCTTCAATCGAACTTAAAAACTGTCCCCATTTTTGGGCCCCATGTCACTGGCAGCTCATCAAAATTCTTTATCCAGTTCATGGAATTTAAAGAAGGAAAGATCAAGGTAGGGAAGTATAATGTTAGCTGCCTGGGAAACATTAGAGCTACATGCAATGGCCTTATTTTGCTTGATAACCATGTGAAGAAAGGACTGATAGTCATGAATCCCGTGACACGGAAGCTCATTACACTTCCTCTTGGTACTTTGTGTAATTATCACAAGGAGTCCTATGGCTTTGCATTGAATCATGTCACCGGAGACTATAAGTTGGTGCACCTTTTTCGGGATGAGTTTGAGTATGTCACCTGTGAGACACTAGATCTTGCGACAAGATCATGGAGGGCAGTGAATGGACCTTCATTTGGCCTATTTAATTGGTTCGGGCATGCACCTGTTTCTGCAATTGGAGCTCTGCATTGGATTCCGCAGCTTGATAATAGTGATTTCATAGTGTCAATGGAAGTGGAGAACGAAAGATTTCATTGCATACCGCTACCCCACCGTTGTACTACTCATGACAGGGTTATGGAGATGGGTGGTCTCTTATGTTTTGTCACACATGAAGACTTGAACATTGATATTTGGAACTTGAAGAGTGTGCCTGAAGGCATTTGGACAAAGCAATATAGCATCACTAAAGGTAGCTTAATTGACATGGTTCCGCTTTTTAGTTTAAGAATCAGTGGAGATGTAATTTTCAGGAGGAAGGAAGATGGCTCATTCCATGCTTATGACTTTAAATCTGAAGTGATGAGAGAGTTTGAGATGGACAAAGAACGCAACCTATCATCTGGCGCATACCTGCCTCATGTAAACAGCCTTCTCTCATGGACACCAAGTCATCATGTGTCTGATTGA
- the LOC7479038 gene encoding uncharacterized protein LOC7479038 isoform X1, which produces MFCNRLNKTTLISAVKRTCGLPCAFTLSNLSPLHFSTGTLSEVEQMVGNSDKHITRVLFCGPYFPASHQYTKEYLQKYPFIQVDDVPLAVVPDVISNYNICIVKNMRLTSNIISRATQMKLIMQFGVGIEGVDIDAATKYGIKVARIPGDATGNAASCAEMAIYLMLGLLRKQNEMQISIKQKRLGEPAGETLFGKTVFIMGFGNIGIDLAKRLRPFGVKIIATKRSWALHSEGSLQSNGFLIENGTNDNLVDEKGSHEDIYKFAGESDIVVCCLRMNKETAGIVNKSFISSMKKGSLLVNIARGGLLDYNAVVHHLESGHLGGLGIDVAWTEPFDPDDPILKFNNVIISPHVAGVTEHSYRSMSKVVGDVALQLHSGNPLTGIEIVN; this is translated from the exons ATGTTCTGCAACCGTCTTAATAAGACGACACTGATCAGTGCTGTGAAGAGAACTTGCGGCCTCCCCTGTGCTTTCACTCTCTCTAATCTCTCACCTCTCCATTTCTCTACTG GTACATTGAGTGAGGTGGAGCAAATGGTTGGGAACAGTGACAAGCACATCACTCGTGTTCTCTTTTGTGGGCCATATTTCCCTGCTTCTCATCAGTACACTAAAGAATACTTGCAGAAGTACCCTTTCATCCAG GTTGATGATGTCCCACTTGCTGTCGTGCCTGATGTTATATCAAACTACAACATTTGCATAGTAAAAAACATGCGGCTAACTTCAAACATTATATCCCGTGCAACTCAGATGAAACTTATTATGCAGTTTGGTGTTGGCATTGAAG GAGTTGATATTGATGCTGCTACAAAGTACGGAATTAAAGTCGCCAGAATTCCAGGTGATGCTACTGGAAATGCAGCATCATGTGCAGAGATGGCCATATATTTAATGTTGGGCCTTCTTCGGAAACAG AATGAGATGCAGATTTCCATAAAGCAGAAAAGGCTTGGAGAACCAGCTGGTGAGACACTATTTGGCAAGACA GTATTCATTATGGGGTTTGGAAATATAGGGATTGATTTGGCAAAGCGCTTGCGACCATTCGGTGTCAAGATTATTGCCACAAAAAGGAGCTGGGCACTGCATTCTGAAGGTTCTCTTCAATCCAATG GTTTCCTAATTGAAAATGGTACCAATGATAATTTGGTTGACGAGAAGGGCAGTCATGAAGATATTTACAAGTTTGCTGGAGAGTCAGACATTGTTGTTTGTTGCTTGAGGATGAATAAAGAGACA GCTGGTATTGTGAACAAATCATTCATATCTTCAATGAAAAAG GGTTCCCTTTTGGTAAATATTGCTCGAGGAGGTCTCTTGGACTACAACGCTGTTGTGCATCATCTTGAGTCTGGACATTTAGGGGGCTTAGGAATTGATGTCGCTTGGACTGAGCCATTTGATCCTGATGATCCAATTCTCAAATTCAACAATGTTATAATCAGTCCTCATGTTGCAGGGGTTACAGAACACTCTTACAGATCCATGTCTAAG GTTGTTGGAGATGTTGCCCTTCAACTTCATTCAGGAAATCCTTTAACGGGCATAGAGATTGTGAACTGA
- the LOC18104306 gene encoding uncharacterized protein LOC18104306 isoform X1, translating to MGKPLGNRNMGLSKSVEERALSKKMEDDQKKLPAGPAPYFHKDCISNILIWLPLESLPSSRFVCKPWYNIINSRTFIDSHFRRSESVLIFLKSVSRGRSYPYSRPDPFSMTSMPEEQGNTFSVEVALLQSNLKTVPIFGPHVTGSSSKFFIQFMEFKEGKIKVGKYNVSCLGNIRATCNGLILLDNHVKKGLIVMNPVTRKLITLPLGTLCNYHKESYGFALNHVTGDYKLVHLFRDEFEYVTCETLDLATRSWRAVNGPSFGLFNWFGHAPVSAIGALHWIPQLDNSDFIVSMEVENERFHCIPLPHRCTTHDRVMEMGGLLCFVTHEDLNIDIWNLKSVPEGIWTKQYSITKGSLIDMVPLFSLRISGDVIFRRKEDGSFHAYDFKSEVMREFEMDKERNLSSGAYLPHVNSLLSWTPSHHVSD from the coding sequence ATGGGCAAACCATTGGGGAACAGGAACATGGGGCTATCAAAATCTGTAGAAGAGAGAGCCTTGTCGAAGAAGATGGAGGATGATCAAAAGAAGCTGCCAGCTGGTCCAGCCCCTTATTTTCACAAGGATTGCATATCGAATATCCTTATTTGGCTGCCTCTTGAATCACTTCCAAGTTCAAGATTTGTGTGTAAGCCATGGTACAATATAATTAACAGCCGAACTTTCATCGATTCACATTTCCGTCGCTCTGAATCTGTTTTGATCTTTCTAAAATCAGTCTCAAGAGGAAGATCATACCCTTATTCAAGACCAGACCCTTTTTCTATGACATCAATGCCAGAGGAACAAGGTAATACCTTTTCAGTTGAAGTAGCTTTGCTTCAATCGAACTTAAAAACTGTCCCCATTTTTGGGCCCCATGTCACTGGCAGCTCATCAAAATTCTTTATCCAGTTCATGGAATTTAAAGAAGGAAAGATCAAGGTAGGGAAGTATAATGTTAGCTGCCTGGGAAACATTAGAGCTACATGCAATGGCCTTATTTTGCTTGATAACCATGTGAAGAAAGGACTGATAGTCATGAATCCCGTGACACGGAAGCTCATTACACTTCCTCTTGGTACTTTGTGTAATTATCACAAGGAGTCCTATGGCTTTGCATTGAATCATGTCACCGGAGACTATAAGTTGGTGCACCTTTTTCGGGATGAGTTTGAGTATGTCACCTGTGAGACACTAGATCTTGCGACAAGATCATGGAGGGCAGTGAATGGACCTTCATTTGGCCTATTTAATTGGTTCGGGCATGCACCTGTTTCTGCAATTGGAGCTCTGCATTGGATTCCGCAGCTTGATAATAGTGATTTCATAGTGTCAATGGAAGTGGAGAACGAAAGATTTCATTGCATACCGCTACCCCACCGTTGTACTACTCATGACAGGGTTATGGAGATGGGTGGTCTCTTATGTTTTGTCACACATGAAGACTTGAACATTGATATTTGGAACTTGAAGAGTGTGCCTGAAGGCATTTGGACAAAGCAATATAGCATCACTAAAGGTAGCTTAATTGACATGGTTCCGCTTTTTAGTTTAAGAATCAGTGGAGATGTAATTTTCAGGAGGAAGGAAGATGGCTCATTCCATGCTTATGACTTTAAATCTGAAGTGATGAGAGAGTTTGAGATGGACAAAGAACGCAACCTATCATCTGGCGCATACCTGCCTCATGTAAACAGCCTTCTCTCATGGACACCAAGTCATCATGTGTCTGATTGA
- the LOC18104305 gene encoding F-box/kelch-repeat protein At1g67480 has product MLGIVSGKKRFTEANMTFSTLITQDFKSKPRLASQIPNDIDSPILPGLPDDVAKYCLALVPRSHFPTMGSVCKKWRSFLKSKELITIRKLAGLLEEWLYVLTMDSEAKESHWEVFDCLGHKHQLLPPMPGPVKAEFGVVVLNGKLLVMAGYSVIDGTGSASADVYEYDSCLNSWRKLASMNVARYEFACAEVNGKVYVVGGNGMDGDSLSSVEMYNPDTDKWTLIESLRRPRRGCFACSFEGKLYVMGGRSSFTIGNSKFVDVYNPEGHTWCEMKNGRVMVTAHAVLGKKLFCMEWKNQRKLAIFSPEDNSWKMVPVPLTGSSSIGFRFGILDGKLLLFSQEMEPGYRTLLYDPDASPGSEWQTSEIKPSGWCLCSVTIKA; this is encoded by the exons ATGCTTGGGATTGTGAGTGGAAAGAAGAGATTCACAGAAGCAAACATGACTTTTTCCACTTTGATCACACAAGATTTCAAGAGTAAACCTCGATTAGCTTCTCAGATCCCCAATGATATTGACAGCCCCATTCTACCCGGGCTGCCAGATGATGTGGCAAAGTATTGCCTTGCACTAGTTCCTCGCTCCCACTTCCCAACCATGGGTTCTGTATGCAAGAAATGGAGGTCTTTTCTTAAAAGCAAAGAACTCATAACCATACGAAAATTAGCTGGTTTGCTAGAGGAATGGCTCTATGTCCTTACTATGGACTCTGAAGCAAAGGAAAGCCACTGGGAGGTTTTTGATTGTTTAGGACACAAACATCAACTTCTACCACCAATGCCTGGTCCAGTTAAGGCTGAGTTTGGGGTAGTGGTTCTAAATGGAAAGCTTCTTGTCATGGCTGGCTACTCAGTGATTGATGGTACTGGCTCTGCCTCTGCAGATGTTTATGAATATGATTCTTGCCTCAACAG TTGGAGGAAATTGGCAAGCATGAATGTGGCTCGCTATGAGTTTGCTTGCGCAGAGGTTAATGGCAAAGTTTATGTCGTTGGAGGCAATGGGATGGATGGTGATAGTCTCTCTAGTGTTGAGATGTACAATCCTGACACTGACAAATGGACCTTGATAGAGAGTCTTCGCCGCCCTAGGCGGGGTTGCTTTGCTTGTAGCTTTGAGGGGAAACTTTATGTCATGGGAGGAAGGTCAAGCTTCACTATTGGCAATTCAAAATTTGTTGACGTGTACAATCCTGAAGGACACACTTGGTGTGAAATGAAGAATGGCCGTGTCATGGTTACTGCTCATGCTGTGCTGGGAAAGAAACTCTTCTGTATGGAGTGGAAGAACCAGAGGAAACTAGCTATATTCAGTCCAGAAGACAACTCATGGAAAATGGTACCAGTTCCTTTGACTGGGAGCTCAAGCATCGGGTTTCGGTTTGGGATACTTGATGGAAAACTTTTATTGTTCTCTCAAGAGATGGAGCCAGGTTACCGTACTCTATTGTATGATCCTGATGCATCCCCAGGCTCAGAGTGGCAGACTTCAGAGATAAAGCCGTCTGGATGGTGTTTGTGCAGTGTGACCATCAAGGCATGA
- the LOC127904153 gene encoding uncharacterized protein LOC127904153, with protein sequence MRRMKSTARRQKTVAASSSSSEEDVSLGADHGEESTPTCDAASSSAVSQRRSGVPSQRGQFTRKYQAQWKDDLSMFTNIEAARTITLAFKSSMEIPLFQWSQVSKHPEWKPNIDAWFKRFQVGVNF encoded by the exons atgcgtagaatgaaatcgacagcacgtcgtcagaagacggttgcagctagttcttctagcagcgaggaggacgtatccttaggtgctgatcacggcgaggaatctacgccaacttgtgatgctgcctcttctagcgcggtttcacagcgcagaagcggtgtgccttcacagcggggtcaattcacccgcaagtaccaggcacaatggaaggatgacctctcaat gtttacaaacattgaggctgcaaggactataacattggcgtttaaatcgtcgatggagattccattgtttcaatggagccaggtttccaaacatcctgagtggaaacctaatatcgatgcatggtttaagcgatttcaggtcggtgttaatttttaa